The following coding sequences are from one Lolium rigidum isolate FL_2022 chromosome 6, APGP_CSIRO_Lrig_0.1, whole genome shotgun sequence window:
- the LOC124663868 gene encoding membrane protein PM19L-like: protein MADIVKPVALFLLLLNFSMYTIIAIIGGWAVNFAINQGFIIGPKLRLPAHFHPIFFPIGNFATGFFVVFALLAGVVGAASCIVGFTHIRFWSYRSQQPAASLGLIAWALTVLAMGLACQEISFDRRNAKLGTMEAFTIVLSVTHLFYVLAIKMASHGPVPVEWHNTLGR, encoded by the exons ATGGCCGATATCGTCAAGCCCGTCGCCCTGTTCCTGCTGCTGCTCAACTTCAGCATGTAcacgatcatcgccatcatcggcgGATGGGCGGTCAACTTCGCCATCAACCAGGGCTTCATCATAG GCCCCAAGCTGCGCCTCCCGGCTCACTTCCACCCGATCTTCTTCCCCATCGGCAACTTCGCCACCGGCTTCTTCGTGGTGTTCGCGCTGCTGGCCGGCGTCGTCGGGGCGGCGTCCTGCATCGTGGGCTTCACGCACATTCGGTTCTGGAGCTACCGCAGCCAGCAGCCCGCGGCGTCGCTCGGCCTGATCGCGTGGGCGCTCACCGTCCTCGCCATGGG GCTGGCTTGTCAGGAGATCTCTTTTGACCGAAGAAATGCGAAGCTG GGGACCATGGAGGCGTTCACCATCGTCCTCTCGGTGACGCACCTCTTCTACGTGCTCGCGATCAAGATGGCCAGCCACGGGCCCGTCCCGGTTGAATGGCACAACACCCTGGGCCGCTGA